GCGGAGCAGGGGACCCCACATCGCTCTCGAGCGGGCCTGTGTGTGTCCGGCGTGGCTTTGAGCTTCACCCTCTACTCTCGCGCGGTCAGCCCACTGTGCCCCAAGACAGATGCACAAGGACTTGTGTAGCCAGGACCCTGGACACgcgcgtgtgcatgtgtgcgcacacacacacacactgagggatgCTCAAGCCCAGGACATGGCCCCCCCAGAGGCACAACACAAGCTGTCCCGGGTAACAGGTCCCACTGCGGGGTCCCGCCCTGCTTTCATTCAGAAAGTCCGGGGATCGCTTGTGTTCTATGAATGTGAATTCTTCTCCTGATTAACACCTGGGCACGGAGGTCGGGCACCACGTCATCTCTGAAGTGGGCCCCTCCAAGGGTCGCAGTTTCACAGCAACAGTTTGGGGATCCGAGCGTCCGATGATCTAATTCTGACTTTCAGACTGAATCACACAGGATGAGTCTGAGGTTATTCCGACACAGCCCTTGCTCGAATCCAGCCACACGAGACGTCccagtttgctagggctgccgcgGCAAAGGAGCACCAGGCGGgaggctgaaacaacagaaacttatccTCTCACGCTTCTGGAGGCCGGAGGCCAGAGGTCGAGGTCCAGCCTCCGGGGCTCCTGGCATCCTCCGTGGTCGTTGCCTTGTAgatgcctcccctcctctctgcctccatcttcacgtggcgtCCTTGCTGCGTGCCTTCTgtgtcctcctttcctctttccaaaaGGACACCAGTCCTTGGACTTAGggccaccctactccagtatgacctcttAAATAATGACATCTTCCGAGACCCTATTCCCAAGTAAGGCCACATTCTGAAGTTCCAGGTGGATGTGAATTTCTGGGTGGGGGACGCCAGTCACACCAGTTCAGGCACAAAACCACATCGGGCACACACGGGCAGCTGGCCACACGAAAGTATGGGCACCCCCCTCTGACCCAGCCCACCAGGAACTGGGGAGCCCAAGCCCCTGGACTGTGGGCCGACAGCCCCATGTCCACGTGGAGGGAGGGCTCCTGTTCGGCCCAGGTGTCCGGCTGGAGCAATGACCTGCCTGTGTCCCCCGACCTAGAACCGGATGAAGGAGAGCCTGGCCCTGTTTGGCACCATCCTGGAACTTCCCTGGTTCAAAAGCACCTCCGTCATCCTCTTCCTCAACAAAACCGACATCCTGGAGGAGAAgatccccacctcccacctggcTACCTACTTCCCCAGTTTCCAGGGTGAGTGCTTCTAGAACTTTCTCTACCCTCCTACTTTCTAGGGCCTCCCAAAAGCAGTGTGTCTCTCTCTTTAACCCAGTTCTGCCCAAAGTCCCAGAGCCGAGTCTCATTGATCCATTCCAGGTCATGTGACTCAGCCAGGCCTGCTCCTATTGGCTGAGCCTGGGTCATGTGACATGCTGGAAAGCCCAAACATGGCGACCCCCTGCAGGAAACCGTGGTGCCTGGTCCCTGGCGCTCCTGGTTCCCTGCTGTTGCCCGTCTCGGGAAGAGGGTCTCCAGGGCGCCCCTTGGTCCCAGGAGGGAGGGTCTCCCGGGTGCCCTGACCGCCCACTGCCGCCCCGCAGGCCCCAAGCAGGACGCGGAGGCGGCCAAGAGCTTCATCCTGAACATGTACGTCAGCATGTACGCCAGCTGCGTGGACGGCGCCGACGCCGACCGGAAGGGCCCGCGTTCCCGGCGCCTCTTCAGCCACTACACGTGCGCCACGGACACGCAGAACATCCGCAAGGTCTTCAAGGACGTGCGGGACTCGGTCCTGGCCCGCTACCTGGACGAGATCAACCTGCTGTGACCCAGGCCCCACTGCCCCCGGGCTCGGACCCCCGCGCAGCAGGCGACACCTGCGGGCAAGCGGGCAGGAGGCGCGCCCGGATGACCCTGGTGGCTCCAGGCTCAGGGGGCGGAAGGGCCGCCAGGGAGTCGGAGATGGAAGGCTGGTCGCCGCCCCGACCCTTCTCTGCCCGTCGCCAGGACAGATCCCGGGGTCTCCCTCCCTTGACTCAGTTTAACCCCTTGGGGAGGGAGCATTTGGGATGGCAGGGTGGAGGAAGAGGTGAAGAGAGCGGGGGACCGAGAACTTGGTGGGTGGAGGACAGAGCCCCACAGCCAGGTATGTCCCCTCCTGGGCGGGGGTATGTCCCCTCCTTGGGACCCGCCTGGGGGTGACGCAAGCTCTCTGGAATGGGGAAAGTGGTCCTTCAGGGGGAGGGATGCGGACTCTTGCGCCCCCTGGCGGACAGGAGGCGACATCTCCCAGCCTGAGATCTGGGTATGGCCCGCACTTCCCTTTTCTTGGTGGGGGGAGAGACACCCCCGGAAGACGCTGGCCCTTTCAGAGCCTCGTGGCTCAAAGTGTGTCCTGACCCGGTTTGCAGAAGAGGGACACCGAGGCCCACAGGCCTCCCCGCTCCTTCCCTGGCTGGGATGCAGGCACGCTGCGTCTTACATCCTTCTCTATTTATTCTCTCACCTTCTGCGGGCCCCTTGCCCGGTGGACATTAAAGGAATGACATTCTGGAGACCTATGATTTCTTAGGGGCGTCCTGTTGATTCCCCCCCGTGGTCCCATCTCAGGTCGCCCGTCCTGGGCAGGGTATCAACATGGCGAAGGAAGCAAAAAAGTTCTACTTGTTGTCCACCCGCCTGTGCTGGATTGTGCGCACTTTGAGCCAGGAGGTGGAGTCCGGTGACTCTCCCTGGCCCGGTGGGGGGCGTTTGAGCCCACTCACCCCAAATTCCGGCAGCAGCCCTCACTCATCGCTGATGAAACTGAAGAAGATTCCAGGTTGTGGTCTCGCGCCATCCTCAGGGCACCGCATGTGACACAAGCcgcatcacccccattttacagatgaggaaactgaggcacggaggaACGGAATAATTTGACTAAGGCTACACGCCTGGGAGCTGGCGGAGCCAAGATCCTATGATTCGTTCAGGaccttttttttactttaaaaaaaataaactttatgttTTAGAATAGCCCTAGATTTACAGAAAACctgtgaagatagtacagagagtggCGTTATAAAGCCACACCCAATTCCGCCATTCTTAACATCTTATTTTATATGGTACATTTGTTTAccattaatgaaccaatattgacacaTTTTTAAGTGAAGTCCATACTCTATCCAGACAGCCTTAGTTTTCCCCGATGTCCTTCTGTCCCAGAACCCCACGTGACACTGAGTCGACACGTCTCTTTGGGCTCCCCTGGGCTGTGAtggtttctctgactttctgtgtTTTTTGACGACTTCACAGGCCTGACGGGTGCTGGTAGGTATCACGTTAGTTTCCTGTGGCCtctgtaacaaagtgccacagtcCAGGGGCGGGGGCTCCccgggagggtccttcctgcctcttccagcttctgggggccccAGGCGTCCCTCGGCTTCTGGCTGCTccgatctctgcctctgtctctgtgtctctgtctctctctttccggGAAGCACGTAACAACATAACATCTggttggttctctctctctctcatgtaaaAATTGCTCCGTGGGTTTCTGGCGCATCAGTCCGATCCATCCGTCATGGATTTCCCCATGAACCTCTCTCCTAATGGTCTGAGCAGCCATTGATCATCATTGCTGAGATATGTCATTAGGGGTTGCAAGAATGGTgacttctgcttttatttcttctggaattattctatgaaaaaaaatgctcacccaaaagaattggaagcaggatcttaagagatatttgtacacgcATGTTCTCAGCAGTAggattcacagtagccaagaagtggaagcagcTCAAGTGTccgtggatggatgatggatccACACAGTGTGGTCCATCCAGATgctggaatattacgcagccgtgaaaaggaaggagatcctgacacctgctccaacatggacggacctggaggacgtgatgctcagtgacatgagccagacacagagggacacacactgtgtggtccactcacaggaggtccccagaggagccacatccacagagacagaaagtggatggggggccaggggctgggggaggggtgggagtcagtgtttcatggggacagagcttcagtttggggagatggaaagttctggagacggatggaggGGATGGTGGCACAACCGTGTGAATGTGCTTCATGCCACTGAGCTGctcacttaaaaatgattaagacgGTCAATCTTatattatgtgcattttaccacaattaaaaacaatttttaaaatgtagtatgataaaaaaaaaaaaaaaacctctccttAAATAATTGGTCAACAGAAATAAAGGCCACGCAGGACAGACAGGATAAATGCCTGATTCTGGCCTTTTATTTAGCAGTTTTCAGAAGGATGAGTTGGTTCCCCAGTATCCATGAAAGAGAACCAAAGAGAGTTTCCCTTTCAGGTCACTGAGCTCATGGGTGTGAAGGTTTGACGTTTATCCATACACAGCGGGTCGTTTCCGTTCTTTATGCCCACGCTGTTCCGTCTTTGGCCAGTGGAAACCTCTCTGGGTTGGCTCCTTAGTCCCTTTGATGTGACCCCAGTGACCTTAAGAGCTCAGAGTTCCGCACAGCGAGATGCTTCCAGTTAGGAAATCCTGATTTTCTtcactcatctttttattttgaaaagatttcaAACCTCCAGAAGTTGCAAAGCCATGACAATGATGCCCCCTATACCCTTCACTGAGGTCAGAGGTCAGTGCATTTCCTGCTCAGAGCCTGttttgttaataaagttttattggcacacggCCCCGCCCACTATTTACACATCGTCCTGGCAGCAGAGTTGAGGAGATGCAACAGAGACTGTCCGGCCCTCAAAGCCGAAAATATTGACCCTTTGGccctttgcaaaaaaaaattccCCACCCGTGAGATGGATCCACCTGTGATTAACcttttgctttatatttctcAATAAACGTAATCTAAAAGTATACAATATTTTCTATAGAGAATATATGCgttcttattctttttaacttttctaaataATTTGAGAGTAAGTTGGAGACCTCATGCACCTTTGCTCCAGACCAGAGGGCGTCGATACAATAATATTATCTAATACACAGTCCGTGTGAAATTGTCACCGGTGGTCCCAATATCGTCTTTTACTCCAACTTTCCTCTGTTTCTGGAGTCCAGTTGGGACCACTCATTGCATTTCGTGTCATGCATCTTGGGTCTCCTTCCATCCGAGACAGTCTTGGGCTTTCTCCATCTGTCATGacctttcatgaccttgacccttTCGAAGGGTACAGGCCAGTTATTCTGTGGGATGTCCCCCAGTGTGGGTTTGTCGGTGGTTCCCACGATCAGGTGCAGGTTATACACTGTGGGCGGGAATATTTTGGAAGCGGTGTGTCCTTCTCGGGGCGCCATGTCAGGAGGCCCAGGGTGCCTGTTTAGCGCATTGATGGGGATGTTTAATTGGATGGCTCGGTTACAGTGACATTCACGAGCTTTCTCGAGTCACTCGTTTTTCTCTTTGTGACGGACGAGTAACCTGCAGGAGGATACTTTGAGATTATGTAAATATCCTGCTCCCCAGCGAACTCAATAATTTTAGCATCCGTTGTTGATTCCTGCCTGGATTCGTGAATGCCGCGATGGTTACAAAATGTCGGGGTTTCTAGCTCTGTTGTTGAGGAGATGCTGGGTCACGTGGAaagatcattctttttttttttttttccaaatttttttattgtggtaaaatacgcgTAACGTAAACTTTATCATCTTAACTATTTTAAGCGTATGGCTCAGTGGAGTTAAATATACTCATAATGTTGTGCAGTCGTCaccgccatccatctccagaactcttttcatcttgtaaaattgAAACTGGCCCCTGTTCAATGctaactcccctcccccagcacccccgCCAccgtctactttctgtctctatgattttcagattattcattgttgtttttttctttttgctgaggaagattagccctgagctaacatttgctgccagtccttttctttttgctgaggaagactggccctgagctcacatccgtgcccatcttcctctactttatacgtgggatgcctaccacagcatggcttgacaagcggtgccatgttcgcacccgggatccgaaccagggaaccccaggccgccgaagcggaacgtgcgcacttaactgctgcaccaccaggctggcccctagatttttGTTTGAGTCCCGAGTCCACGCGGATACTTTCCATCCTGTTCCATCGCCACGGTTCTTTCCTGCATTCTCCCATTGCATGTTTGCATCTTCTTTCTCCCCCAGTGAGGACTTGGTTCCTGACAATATTGATACACTTGGTACTTTGCTCAAGTCCCAGAACACACACgatagtttcagaattgctacacTCATACCACTCCCGAAAACAGATCTACCACCAGAATTCAAATTGTTTTGcagctctttttgtctttttgtctttttgagcgAGTCCTGTGTCCCAAAGTGGCATAAACTAATTCTTTTCTATTTCGGTGTGGTTATATTTTTCATTGGAAATACAGTTCAGTTTGTCTGTTTTCTATGTTCCATCTTAAAGCTTTTTTCCTCCAtccttgatttaattttattgttgaatataGGAAGCATTAACAGAGCTTGAAAACTATACTGAGAGGAATATAGAGGGTGTCATCCTCTCCTCTTTTCAATTTCAATCCCACCCACCCCTCGTGGGAAACCTATTTCATTGGTTCCTGGTTTATCTCTCCTGTGTTTCATTTCCGAAACCAAGaagatatgtgtatattttattctcctttcttacacaaaaggtAGCACATTACATAGACTCTTTTGTACTTTTCCCCTCACTTACCAGTGTGTCCTGGAAATCACTCCATTCCATTCACAGGAGTCATCTCCATTCTTTTTCCTGGCTGCATAGTACTCCGCTCTGGGAGACAGCAGAATTCATCAGCCTCTCTCCTGTGTGtaggcatttgggttgcttctaatatttgcattttcaaataaCAATGAATAACCCTCATGCACTCTTGGGTATGGGTAGAGCTGTGTCTTCAGGGCAGATTTCGGGGGGGGTTGCTCTTCTGTAGCATGTGGATAAATGAGATTAAATAAGGCAGAATGCACAAGTGGCCGTACGCCTAGGTGGCAAGTAACTCAAGGCCAAGGTCATTGTCAGACAGCTTGGCTTTGGTAGTCAAACTCTATGTTCTCAAAGCATTTTACTTTAGTCCTGAATTTGCTCTCGGAGCCCAGGGTCAGGGGCTCAGCCAGGTCAGGGGTCAGAGTTGGGGTCAGCCTATGGTCATAGATTCAACCAAGGTCAGGGTTCAGTCTGGGATCAGGGCTCAGTCCAGGATCAGGACTCAGTCTAGGATCAGGGCTCAGTCCAAGATCAGGGCTCAGCCTGGGATCAGAGCTCAGTCCAGGATCAGGGATCAGTCCAGCATCACAGCTCAGCCTGGCCTCAGGACTCAGGCCAGCATCAGGGCTCAGCCTGAGATCAGGGCTCAGTCCAGGATCAGGGCTCAGCCTGGGATTAGGGCTCAGTCCAGGATCAGGCTCAACCTGAGATCAGGGCTCTGTCTAGAGTCCAGACTCAGCCTGGGATCAGGGTTCAGTCCAGGATCAGGGCTCAGCCTTGGATTAGGGTTCAGTCCAGAAACAGGGCTCAGCTTTAGATCAGGGCTCAGTCTAGGATCAGAGCTCAGTCCAGGATCAGGACTCAGCCTGGGATCAGGGCTCAGTCCAGTATTGGAGCTCAGCCTGGCATCAGGATTCAGTCCAGAGTCCAGGCTCAGTCCAGTCTCAGGGCTCAGTCCAGGATCAGAGCTCAGCCTGGGATCAGGGCTCAGTCTGTGATCGGAGCTCAGCTTGGGATCAGGGCTCAGCCTGGGGTCAGGGCTCAGTCTGGGGTCCGGGCTCAGCCTCAGAACACACAATGTGTCTCTCCGTGACTGTGCCGGTCGGGTGGTGCCTTGTGAGGTGGAGACTGAGGCTGGGTTGTCCTGCTGTGCGGGGTGGCACCTGGCTGAGGCTTGGCTGCTTGTCCCCCACCAGCAGCCTCACACCCCAGCTGCCCTCACAGCTGCCtcacagcccctcctcccacagcctcACCCCTCAGATCCGTTTCTGCTCGGTCACCTCCAGTGACAAGAAGCTGCCACCTCCCCAGCAGCACTTGCTCTGAGCGTCCCTGCCACTGTCCCGTGCCTGCAGCTGGACAGTGACGAAGGGAGGGTGCTGGTCAGAGCCACTGCCCCCTGCTGCCCTCAACTCCCAtctcctgcccacccccacctccatgGAGAGACCGGAGCCCCTGGGGGGACCCCAGTGCCCATTATGGGATGTCTGCCCCTCCCGCCCCAGACCTCAGGGCAGCTCCAGTCCACGCACCCCCACCACTTCCTCTCCCCCACCTGGTGCCCAGACCTCGGTCCTCAACCGTCTCAGCTTGAGGCAGCCTGAGCCCAGGGAGGACGGACATGGGATGGGGGCGTGGGCTTCCCCTTTTCCTGGGAGCCCCATCCCCTCCTGATGTTAGAGGCTGCCTGGGTCGGGgtccccagctctgctccttgcagggccagccccaggggccggAGAGGCGACTGAAGGCCCTGGTGAGGACGGTCCTGGCTGAGACCCGGACGTGTGCTGTCCACTTCCCGCCATGGGTTCTCTGGGGGGACCCGGAGCAGCTGGTGCCACCcgctccaggcctcagtttctccctctatGGACAGGTATACTGCAGGTCAGTCCTGGCCCTGTCTTCCATACCACCGATGAGGTAGCCATCGGTGCTCATGTGTGTGCAGTCAcgcaacaagcatttattaagcacctactgtgtaccaggcaggCTCGGAGCAGTTGGGGAGACGGTGATGGAACAGCGGGGTGCTGGAGGGGGTGGCTCCAGCTGGGGAAGGGGGAGTCGCCCAGCCTGGAAGGAGAGGCAGGTGCCGTGGGGGgtccatctcccctcccctctggggCCCCCACCCCGCTGTCAGCTTTCGAGGACCGGAAGGGGGCAGAGACGGGGTCTCGAAGCCGAGCGTGCGTGCTTGCGTGCGGCGCCCTCCGGCAGCTGGGGTGGGAGCCGGCCGACCGTTGGCTGCTCCGCCCCTGCCTGGCCGCACCCCCACCCTGGGGGTACCTTGAGCATAACAGGAAATTTCAAACAACAGGAAACCAAGAGAGGGCAAGGCAGCGGCTCCACCCTGCCCGGGGGCCAGCCACCCCGGGGCCTCAGTCTGCCCCGGGGGACCGCCATGAATGCCACGGGGTCCCTGGCCGAGGCCCCCGAGTCCTGCCAGCAGCTGGCGGCCAGCGGGCACAGCCGACTCATCCTCCTGCACTACAATCACTCGGGCCGGCTGGCGGGGCGGCCGGGGCCCGAGGACGGGGGCCTGGGGGTCCTTCGCGGGCTCTTCGTGGCCATGAGCTGCCTGGTGGTGCTGGAGAACCTGCTGGTGCTGGTGGCCATCGTGACCCACATGCGGTCCCGCCGCTGGGTTTACTACTGCCTGGTCAACATCACGCTGAGTGACCTGCTCACCGGCGTGGCCTACCTGGCCAACGTCCTGTTCTCGGGGGCGCACACCTTCCGCCTGGCGCCCGCCCACTGGTTCCTGCGGGAGGGCGTGCTGTTCATGGCGCTGGCCGCCTCCACCTTCAGCCTGCTCTTCACCGCCGGCGAACGCTTCGCCACCATGGTGCGCCCGGTGGCGGAGAGTGGGGCCACCAAGAAGGGCCGTGTCTGCGGCTTCATCGGGCTGTGCTGGCTGCTGGCggggctgctggggctgctgcccCTGCTCGGCTGGAACTGCGTGTGCGCCTTCCAGCGCTGCTCCAGCCTCCTCCCGCTCTACTCCAAGGCCTACATCCTCTTCTGCGTGGTCATCTTTGCCTTCATCCTGGCCACCATCACGCTGCTTTACGGGGCGATCTTCCGGCTCGTGAGGGCCAACGGGCAGAAGGCCGCGCGCGCCCCGGCCCGCCGCAAGGCCCACCGGCTGCTCAAGACGGTGCTCATGATCCTGGTGGCCTTCGTGGTGTGCTGGGGCCCCCTCTTCGGCCTGCTGCTGGCCGACATCTTCGGCTCCAACGTCTGGGCGCAGGAGTACCTGCGGGGCATGGATTGGATCCTGGCGCTCGCCGTGCTCAACTCGGCCGTCAACCCGCTCATCTACTCCTTCCGCAGCCGCGAGGTGTGCCGGGCCGTGGTGGCCTTCCTGTGCTGCGGCTGCCTCCGGCTGGGCCTGCGGGGGCCCGGCGACTGCCTGGCCCAGGCGGCCGAGGCGCACTCCGGGGCCTCCACCACCGACAGCtcgctgaggcccagagacagctTTCGGGGTTCCCGGTCGCACAGCTTTCGGATGCGCGAGCCCCTGTCCAGCGTCTCCAGCGTGCGGAGCGGCTGAGCCACAGCGGTGGGGGGGGGGCCCACGGTCCGGCCGCCGGGGCGTGCCCGGGGCTCAGCTGCAGAGAGGGTGGCCCAGGACGGGTGAGCCGCGGGCCTGAGGGGCGCGCAGGGGTGCAGCAGGCGGGCccggatggagaggaggggacagagccGTCAGACAAGGCCCTGCGGACGCCACGGAAAGTCCTAGGAACTGGAGGTGACTCTTCAGTGGGACAGAGGGCGCCCCGGAGTGGGGGTGCGTGAGTTCCTGTACGTGCCTGGCTCCTGTGTGATTCTaaggcagccccagcccctctctgggcctcagtggggCTCTCAGCCTGCAAGGGGCTGGCTGTGGGGTCGACGCCCTGGGAACATGGAAGTTCCGTGACGGTCCGTGATGTCACAGCCTCCCTCTTGTTCTCGCGTGCGCCCGGGCGTGACGGCACGGGGCTGTGGGTCTGCCGGCCGCATGCACGGAGGTGTGCCCGTgcccagggaggggccagggctCTGTGTGCTATGGGGGCTGTGGTCGTGAGGGCGAGTGTGTGTGCGTGAGAGAGTGAGGCGGCGAGCAGGACGGGTCGTGCTCGGGAGCGTGTGCTGGCGTGTCCACGCGTGCACAGCATCTCCCATCTGAGGGCGCGTGTCACCCGACCGCTCTGCTGAAAAGAGTGTG
The Equus caballus isolate H_3958 breed thoroughbred chromosome 7, TB-T2T, whole genome shotgun sequence genome window above contains:
- the S1PR4 gene encoding sphingosine 1-phosphate receptor 4 is translated as MEQRGAGGGGSSWGRGSRPAWKERQVPWGVHLPSPLGPPPRCQLSRTGRGQRRGLEAERACLRAAPSGSWGGSRPTVGCSAPAWPHPHPGGTLSITGNFKQQETKRGQGSGSTLPGGQPPRGLSLPRGTAMNATGSLAEAPESCQQLAASGHSRLILLHYNHSGRLAGRPGPEDGGLGVLRGLFVAMSCLVVLENLLVLVAIVTHMRSRRWVYYCLVNITLSDLLTGVAYLANVLFSGAHTFRLAPAHWFLREGVLFMALAASTFSLLFTAGERFATMVRPVAESGATKKGRVCGFIGLCWLLAGLLGLLPLLGWNCVCAFQRCSSLLPLYSKAYILFCVVIFAFILATITLLYGAIFRLVRANGQKAARAPARRKAHRLLKTVLMILVAFVVCWGPLFGLLLADIFGSNVWAQEYLRGMDWILALAVLNSAVNPLIYSFRSREVCRAVVAFLCCGCLRLGLRGPGDCLAQAAEAHSGASTTDSSLRPRDSFRGSRSHSFRMREPLSSVSSVRSG